The following coding sequences lie in one Monomorium pharaonis isolate MP-MQ-018 chromosome 1, ASM1337386v2, whole genome shotgun sequence genomic window:
- the LOC105832185 gene encoding spermine oxidase: protein MPRKTKIVIVGAGAAGIAAASRLLQKGVNDFVILEANDRIGGRIYTKDFGEHVVDLGAQWVYGQHGNVVYELASKYNLLSSFDLLNPTRYEFITINGEIMPNEESIEAMMIYFNNINKMKQVEFKDETKSFGDYFIREYYKAFDEKPFMNRSKVAKYLSWIEKIENSLQCSNSWFDVSAKRLTEFKECEGDITLGWKNRGYKTIFDLLLQKIPNAEKCLPVMEKIEFGKVVVTINYSSGANVTVITKDGCEYSALYVIFTGSLGVLKEKHSTMFVPSLSQKKQHVIEGLNIGTENKIFLEFSHRWWPEDKVSFNFIWSEKDKKEFLQTYGQDREWLCDVFSFFTVSYQPNLLCAWIAGKHARHMETLSDVDVVDGLYLLLKSFEKHYTVMKPIRMLRSKWYTDEHFRGSHSFRSMFIKQMDVRSRDLAEPIMNGIKPVILFAGEATHDHYFATVHGAMETGFREADRIIEFEKQLNSHL, encoded by the exons ATGCCAAGGAAAACGAAAATCGTGATTGTCGGAGCGGGTGCAGCTGGTATCGCAGCTGCCTCGAGATTACTGCAGAAAGGAGTCAACGATTTTGTGATACTGGAGGCCAACGACAGAATCGGTGGCCGAATATACACCAAAGATTTCG GTGAACATGTGGTGGATCTCGGAGCTCAATGGGTTTACGGACAACACGGAAACGTGGTGTATGAACTTGCCTCCAAATACAATCTGCTAAGTTCGTTTGATCTGCTCAATCCCACCAGATATGAATTTATTACCATTAATGGTGAAATAATGCCCAACGAGGAAAGCATCGAAGCCATGAtgatttactttaataatataaataaaatgaaacaaGTAGAATTCAAAGATGAAACGAAATCTTTTGGAGATTACTTTATAAGAGA atattataaagcTTTCGATGAAAAACCTTTCATGAATCGTTCTAAAGTTGCCAAATATTTATCTTGGATAGAAAAGATAGAAAACTCTCTACAATGCAGTAATTCATGGTTCGATGTCTCCGCGAAACGTTTAACAGAATTTAAGGAATGTGAGGGTGACATTACTTTAGGTTGGAAGAATCGTGGTTATAAGacaatttttgatttattattg caaaaaattcCGAACGCAGAGAAATGCTTACCAGTGATGGAAAAAATAGAGTTCGGAAAAGTTGTGGTAACTATCAATTATAGCTCAGGTGCGAACGTGACAGTGATTACTAAAGACGGATGCGAGTATTCCGCgttgtatgtaatatttactGGATCTTTGGGTGTCCTGAAGGAGAAACATTCCACGATGTTCGTGCCATCCTTGTCGCAGAAGAAACAGCACGTGATAGAg GGATTAAATATTGGGACAGAAAACAAgatttttcttgaattttcaCATAGATGGTGGCCAGAGGATAAAGTTAGCTTTAACTTTATCTGGtcggaaaaagataaaaaggaaTTCCTGCAAACCTATGGTCAA gATAGAGAATGGCTCTGTGATGTGTTTTCGTTTTTCACTGTGTCATATCAGCCAAATCTTTTATGCGCTTGGATAGCTGGAAAACATGCGAGACACATGGAAACTTTATCGGATGTTGACGTAGTTGACGGattgtatttattgttaaaatcatTTGAGAAACATTACACTGTTATGAAACCAATAAGAATGTTAAg atCCAAATGGTATACCGATGAACATTTTCGAGGCTCGCATAGTTTTCGAAGCATGTTTATCAAGCAAATGGATGTAAGATCGAGAGATCTGGCCGAGCCAATTATGAATGGAATCAAACCT GTAATCCTTTTCGCTGGAGAAGCCACGCATGATCACTATTTTGCTACTGTGCATGGCGCTATGGAAACTGGTTTCCGCGAAGCGGATAGAATAATCGAATTTGAAAA GCAATTAAACTCCCATCTCTAA